A genomic window from Myxococcaceae bacterium includes:
- a CDS encoding rod shape-determining protein: MARFLTGWLSSDIAIDLGTSNTLLFLHGRGIVINEPSVVAVDQRISGKNRVVAVGREAKDMLGRTPSAINAIRPVQKGVISDFDATAEMLKTFIARVLGRMSFLRPRVVVGVPVGITEVEKRAVKEAAEAANAGEVFLIEEPMAAAIGAGMPITEPYGNMIVDIGGGTTEVAVISLGGIVFSHSVRIGGDNLDDAITAAIKKRYSLLIGERTAEQIKIRLGSAFPDDSLGTMEVKGRDIIAGVPRTIEVGCDEIREAMCEPIAAIAEAVRMSLERTPPELASDIVDRGIILSGGGSLLRNLDVLLQKETGVPVVLAADPLCGTVLGAGKVLEELDRLKQVLTI; this comes from the coding sequence ATGGCTCGTTTTTTGACCGGCTGGCTCTCCAGCGATATTGCGATTGATTTAGGAACTTCAAATACGCTTCTGTTTCTTCACGGACGTGGAATTGTCATTAACGAGCCAAGCGTTGTCGCGGTGGATCAGCGTATTTCGGGAAAGAATCGAGTGGTGGCCGTAGGCCGCGAAGCGAAAGATATGTTGGGCCGAACTCCCAGCGCCATCAATGCCATTCGTCCTGTTCAAAAAGGCGTCATCTCCGATTTTGATGCGACGGCTGAAATGCTTAAGACTTTTATTGCTCGAGTTCTGGGGCGCATGTCGTTTCTAAGACCTCGGGTGGTCGTGGGAGTTCCCGTCGGAATTACGGAAGTAGAAAAGCGAGCCGTCAAAGAAGCCGCGGAAGCGGCTAACGCGGGAGAGGTCTTTTTGATCGAAGAACCCATGGCGGCAGCGATTGGCGCGGGGATGCCCATTACAGAGCCTTATGGCAATATGATTGTTGATATTGGCGGTGGAACGACAGAGGTGGCGGTTATTTCACTGGGTGGAATTGTTTTTAGCCATTCGGTTCGAATTGGGGGAGACAACCTGGATGACGCGATTACCGCGGCCATTAAGAAGCGTTATTCGCTCTTGATTGGGGAGAGAACCGCTGAGCAGATTAAAATTCGATTGGGGTCGGCGTTTCCCGATGACAGCTTGGGAACGATGGAAGTCAAAGGTCGAGACATCATTGCGGGAGTGCCTCGGACCATTGAAGTCGGTTGCGATGAAATTCGAGAAGCTATGTGTGAACCCATCGCCGCGATTGCGGAAGCGGTTCGCATGAGTTTAGAAAGAACACCTCCAGAGCTTGCATCCGATATCGTTGATCGGGGTATAATCCTATCTGGGGGGGGCTCTTTGCTTCGAAACTTAGATGTTTTGTTGCAAAAAGAGACCGGTGTTCCCGTGGTTTTGGCAGCAGATCCGTTGTGCGGAACCGTTTTGGGAGCCGGTAAGGTGTTGGA
- a CDS encoding SurA N-terminal domain-containing protein — MLDLMRQNSNSWATGLLFAVIIFVFAINFGPWAGNLQGELKYAAEVNGHVITFQEYQMAYAAQIRSIQALQPDFNPDDSPEQILKTLVLDHLIAKTLLAQTAKNQGFVVTDTQLAHFIRTHIFDKAQKMDRETYRRAIYSSYHMSENQFESQLRQDLASEQLSQLIQSTVQSERGAAFLDEYVAFLRKKASVKI, encoded by the coding sequence ATGCTTGATCTGATGCGACAAAATTCAAACTCTTGGGCGACCGGCCTCCTCTTTGCCGTGATTATTTTTGTTTTTGCCATTAATTTCGGCCCGTGGGCAGGAAACCTTCAAGGTGAACTGAAATACGCGGCGGAAGTAAACGGCCATGTGATCACGTTTCAAGAATACCAAATGGCCTACGCGGCCCAAATTCGCTCCATTCAAGCTTTACAGCCTGATTTTAACCCCGATGACTCCCCGGAGCAAATTCTCAAAACCCTGGTTCTGGATCACTTAATCGCTAAAACCTTGCTGGCACAAACGGCAAAAAACCAAGGCTTCGTCGTCACAGACACTCAATTGGCCCATTTCATTCGCACTCATATTTTTGACAAAGCCCAGAAAATGGATCGCGAAACGTATCGGCGAGCCATCTACTCAAGTTACCATATGAGCGAAAATCAGTTTGAGTCTCAACTGAGGCAGGATTTAGCGTCGGAGCAATTGTCTCAGCTGATTCAATCAACCGTTCAATCTGAGCGCGGAGCTGCGTTTCTCGATGAATATGTTGCATTTCTCAGAAAAAAAGCTTCCGTTAAGATCTAA